A genome region from Polypterus senegalus isolate Bchr_013 chromosome 7, ASM1683550v1, whole genome shotgun sequence includes the following:
- the prdm8b gene encoding PR domain zinc finger protein 8b — protein MEESSSHKVVWDSDAKAVQQCLTDIFTSVYTTCDIPENAIFGPCVLSHTSLYDSIAFIALKSTDKRTAPYIFRVDTSAANSSSEGLMWLRLVQSARDKEEQNLEAYVKNGQLFYRSLRRIEKDEELLVWYGKDLIELLLLSTSRAQGKLKGSSPYLCPDCNLRFQFEFPFLAHMRFRCAKRIQTSNTPDENSLDNRENGLQNTVNSSLKLSGYTNSQEGKPSTDFHNLARDLENHRSSPNIDQNSEIKSLNGHKRKLSELEDGRNGTIQRSLTSKEDLLCLPHQYRGSYVGLEENRRSFPPSSPEPTEGKRSAFTEVKKSLQGLKQGTKGLGPNIENKESGRNSGSPTNKLIRQVLTETQVQSRIDGSSIGSAFTSVPQQLCESSERKSAFSQPVRSFSQLSPLVMTPKLLPSVECHPSVGDTMPSSRLYQADHLAAKLQSSDLGSNCTVQGSLPKQSPFLYATAFWPKTSGPIQLQMPSALTLLPPSFTSLCLPAQNWCAKCNASFRMTSDLVYHMRSHHKKEYSMEPLVKRRREEKLKCPICNESFRERHHLSRHMTSHN, from the exons atggaggagtccagctCCCATAAAGTGGTGTGGGACAGCGATGCCAAAGCGGTGCAGCAGTGCTTGACAGATATTTTCACAAGTGTCTACACGACGTGTGACATTCCTGAAAATGCCATATTCGGGCCGTGTGTCCTGAGCCACACCTCTTTGTACGACAGTATCGCCTTCATTGCCCTCAAGTCCACCGACAAACGAACTGCACCTTACATCTTTCGG GTGGACACTTCAGCGGCCAACAGCTCCTCTGAGGGATTGATGTGGCTTAGATTAGTGCAATCTGCAAGGGATAAAGAAGAACAAAATCTGGAGGCCTATGTAAAAAATGGACAGTTGTTTTATAGATCTCTCAGAAGGATCGAGAAGGATGAAGAGCTATTAGTTTGGTATGGAAAAGACTTGATTGAGTTACTTCTCCTCAGTACCAGCAGAGCACAAGGCAAACTAAAAG GGTCTTCACCTTATTTGTGTCCAGACTGTAATCTGCGCTTCCAGTTTGAGTTTCCTTTTCTGGCTCACATGAGGTTTCGGTGTGCCAAAAGAATACAGACCAGTAACACCCCAGATGAGAATTCTTTAGACAACAGAGAGAATGGCCTTCAAAATACAGTGAACTCTAGCCTGAAGTTGTCAGGGTACACAAACTCACAAGAAGGAAAGCCATCTACAGATTTTCATAACCTTGCCAGGGATCTAGAAAACCATCGATCATCTCCAAATATTGATCAGAACTCTGAGATCAAAAGTTTGAATGGGCATAAAAGAAAATTGTCAGAATTAGAGGATGGTCGAAATGGCACAATACAACGATCTCTTACTTCAAAAGAAGACTTGCTGTGCTTGCCACATCAGTACAGAGGCAGCTATGTGGGTTTAGAAGAAAACAGAAGGTCATTTCCTCCGTCAAGTCCAGAACCTACAGAAGGCAAAAGAAGTGCATTTACAGAAGTCAAGAAAAGCTTACAAGGTCTTAAACAAGGTACCAAAGGCCTTGGACCAAATATAGAGAATAAGGAAAGTGGTCGGAACAGTGGCAGTCCAACAAACAAACTTATCAGACAAGTGCTGACCGAGACGCAAGTCCAATCTCGCATAGATGGCTCTTCAATAGGAAGTGCATTTACATCAGTTCCACAGCAGCTCTGTGAGTCCTCTGAGAGGAAAAGTGCTTTCAGTCAACCCGTGCGATCTTTTTCTCAGCTGTCACCGCTTGTCATGACTCCCAAGCTTCTTCCATCAGTGGAGTGCCATCCGTCTGTTGGTGATACTATGCCATCGAGCAGATTGTACCAAGCAGATCATTTAGCTGCCAAGCTCCAAAGTTCAGATCTAGGCAGCAATTGTACAGTCCAAGGTAGCCTTCCAAAGCAGAGCCCTTTCCTTTATGCCACAGCATTTTGGCCAAAGACCTCAGGACCTATTCAGCTTCAAATGCCATCGGCTCTTACCCTTTTGCCTCCTTCATTCACCTCCCTTTGCCTTCCAGCACAAAATTGGTGTGCTAAATGCAATGCCTCTTTTCGAATGACTTCAGACCTCGTCTACCACATGAGGTCTCACCACAAAAAGGAATACTCAATGGAACCGTTAGTAAAGCGACGAAGGGAGGAAAAACTCAAGTGCCCGATCTGCAATGAATCCTTTAGAGAACGCCATCACCTATCCAGGCACATGACTTCTCATAATTAG